A region of the Aethina tumida isolate Nest 87 chromosome 3, icAetTumi1.1, whole genome shotgun sequence genome:
CGCAAGAACTGTTTTACTATTGGTTGGCGTATATTACCTTAATATTGGCGAAGTCCATAATTACCTCGCATTGGAGGgaattgtacaattttaacgGCAACAAAAGCCTCATTAAATTGATTCCAaccattaatatattatcgGGGATTTTTACACCACTTGCATTTGCGTATATTTGTGATTTGTTGTGTCCCAGCACAGTAAAATTCTTGTCGGTTACCTTCGTACTCATGTCTTTTGttgtttacttatattttgtcaGACCCAGatgtattcaataattaataaaataaatactgagCCTCTTTTGTAAtggattatttgaatttcctagattaaatagatttaaaaataatttcagtttgTTTTCTCTTGTccagcaaaaaataaataatgttttataggttaggttaggttaagacatattaggttatgttatgttaggttaagttaggtaaGTGTCTACCAAAAGAGGGTTGCATGAAGCTGGTCTTGGAATCAATAGATGGAGTCGAATTTCTTTAGAGGCACTCACTGACTAATTATTaatccattttattttgtagatGACAATATATTTGATGCAGTTTGCTTTTGAAATGACttcaatgtaaatttgtttaaacagtAATTGTTGTGCGTTCATTTGtcatgtcaaattatttttagacctgtcacaaaaattttaaatttactctaCCCAAACTAACGAACATATATCCCCCCGAAATGATAAAATACGGCAGACCCCTCACAAACTACAATGCTTCAAAGTCGACCGAAAGCTTCAGCAAAGTCTCAGACAGCAACATCACCCTGGGCGAGAGCGTGAGAATCAGCCAAGAATACCCGAAGCAAAGTGTACTGCGCACCAACTTCCTCGAACCGCTGCGCCAAAGCAAAATCATGTCGGCCTCCGGCGCCCTGACCGTCATCAACTTGCTGCGCGAGCCTCTGGTCGAATACCAAAGCAGCCGTGGCTTCCCGAAGGATGAGTAAGTCTTGGTTAAATAATCACACGCCCTACAACAGTACAGTATCTTTCCAGACACATAACGTTCATGAACCTCCTGACGTCACTGCTGACTCAATCGTATACCGCAGCCTTGACCATTTTGGTGATGTTGTGGAACTTGCTGCCGTTGGTGGAAGGTTTTCTTTACTTCGCACGATTTATACTCGACAAATTGGTTGACATTATTGAAACCGGTGATCCCAAAGAGAAGGCGATGAAAACTATTGTTTTCTGCGGCGAAATGTTTGTGATTttgatcattatatttttaattgtgggCCTCATTTTTATGCCCGTGTACGTCCTCACTGCCAGACTGTTCGGTAAACTCTGGGGAATGATTATTTGGTAactgtgtaatattttaaaataaacagtataCGTGTAATAAAACtcctagtttaattttttataataatttattacaatatttttgtccgtttactaaaataatgtgCGGTAACGGCACCAATAACAACTGGTATCACAGCCAGTAATATCACAGAATTTTCGCCCATAGTTTGAGCTACAATGCCAGTTAAAAGGGGTGTTACAAATCGGGCTATCGACATGACACTGTTTGAAGCTCCGGTTAACGATCCCCTTTTGGAAGGCTCGCACTGCTTCAATAACAAATTCATGCCTAGCACTCTCAGTACTGTTGATGATATTGCTAATGGAATCAGGcataacataaacataaacacGTTTGGtgagaaataaatgcataggAAACAAGCTGATGCCAAGGCATAAAAATGACCTAGTTGCTGGAAACCTGACGCATCATGTTTGTATAATTTGTCTATGTGGTTTATGAAGAAGGAAACGAACATTCCTATAAAACCGTGGAATGATATTGTGTACCCAATATCTTTCTGTGACAACTCATATCTTTCCCTTAAGTAAAGGGCTTGGTTAGTAAAGTATGTGGACATGGATAATCCAGTAAGGAACTTCAGGAAGAAGCTAATCCAATGCACTTTCCAGTCAATATCCTTTAACTCCTTGATGGTTTTGGAAAACTCTTTTTTGATGCCAACCAATAAGGAACCATGTTGATCTTTAGTCTTTTGTTCATTTGGTAAATTAGACACAATACACAAATTGAATACGAACAGAACGGCGGTGATGGAACAAACGTACATAAAACCATGATCAAATTGTGACAAGTACCCTCCAATTAAAGGTCCTATGATAAATCCCAGATTAGCATAAGCTGAGGATTTACCAAAGACTGCAATATTGTGACTTGCTGGTACAAAATCAGTTAGAATTGCTTTTGTGAGAGTTTGAGTGTGCTTGAATACACCTAAAACAAGTACAATTAAACCAACTTTATTTAACCACATACAGCAGTGGTACCTAATAGACAccttattaagaatattattagaattgaGTCTGGTATACCCAAAGTGCCATACAGAAAACAACATAACAATGTGGTGATTTGCAAAACAGACTTTCTGTCCCTCACATCACTCCAACTgccctaaaattattaatttaatactgcAGTATTAAATCTACTGATGTTCTTACCACTATTGGACCAGATAAAACTTGTATGCCTCCATAAGCTGAGCTGAACAATCCAATGGTGAAATGTGAGGCACCAAGGTCTTTCAAATGTGTGCTAAATAACGGAAATGTTAACCCCACAGCAAATAAATCCTAaatgttacaattaatttcaattaaacaccTTAAGTTATGAATACTCACAAGAAatgatactaaataaataatattaactgagTTAAGattcatattttgttaatgtatGTTATAACAGccacattttaatgaataatgattAGATATAGTATCAAGTCTTATCGCTGTCTACTGTATGttgtgtgtttaattaaaatttcacctTGAAAATAGCAAATTAAAACTAGCCTACTAacgaaaacaataacaaaaccGTATGAGTTTGACATGTATCAGCTGACTAaccagaaaaataataatttaatgtattttcgaAGCATTTTGAGTTTAATGTTTTCCAAAAggctgttaataaaattattaacttaaatttataattaaatgggtcgttttaaaatattgcttaTAATGAACTAGGATTCTGATTTACTTTAAGTGCTTAAATTAATCCACTCTATAAGAGATGGCAGCACATATTACAATGATATGTCTTTAgatcaatttcttaaataaaatgtaatattaaaattattattgccaTTTATTAACTCAAACAAAATCTATTTAACATACTAGAATCGTTATATATCGCTTATTCTCTTCTCCACCACGTGAGTGATTCGGGGAACCACCCATTAGACTCCGCACTGCTGCGGTGATTCCCCGAATAACTGACTGTTGTGTTTTTCCATTATCCAGAATAATTTTCtgacaaacaaatttaaataaaccactgtatgttttttaaaatttaaaaatatatgtaattctaagacaacagtttttaaataaataaatactgtgAAATGTTTCTTTTACTAAAACTTCAGTCAATTTGAATTgaaggaataataaattttgaaatttaaatttgaggggcAATATGTTGTTCAGGAGAAACTTTAgaatgaaatttgatttaaattttcttcattattattactactcccaaattttcacctattttaaaaaaatcttgttaattagataaattatgtagtattttaattgtgttgttCATTTAGATTATTGATatctgataataaataattagataatgGTACAATCTgcgttattttattagtaaaggTTCTGAATATTGTGATTTCTATAATGGCtacacaaaaacaaattgCATTTGCAGCATCTAATAATACAAGGAGACCAGTTTCCAGCATTCCAGGCATTGGTCCAGCTAATACTCAATACTTGAACAATCATGGATACTATACTGCAAGTTTTTTTATGCCATTCCATTTAATgcatttaaatcctaaatataTAACCATTTCATCttctattatataatataatttattaggtTCAGGACTTACTGGATGATTGTGGCCATATGAGTAGGTCTGAAGGCATTCAGTTTTTGTTGTCCGTTGGTGTATCAAGAGGAGATTATGCTGCAAGTTGTTTTGATGCAATAAtgtctattaaaaattctattccTTCTTTACCCATTGTAAGTATCACACTTCTTCACATGTACCACTATGAGAAAtctataacataaatattcataaatgacattttttaaaatattcctgtcactcaaacaatttacttttatgatattattgacatttttaatattaatgagctTCCAAAACTAAACTCCtacttagaaaatatatttgtcttTCAGAATTCCAATATGAGTAATTACGCAGAAGTACCCAAAAATTCCGacgaaaaagtatttattgaaAAGATTAACCAATTAACTTTGCAATTAGGAGACGTTGCCAAACAGcaaaaagatttaaaagacaaattaaaagtcatagagaaacaaataaatttcgatGAAAATTTCcacatattatcaaataaaatagacgaattaaaaaatgcacaGACAAACATCATCAGAACCATCGCCGGAAACGAAGAACAAAGCAAAAACTCATACCAACACCTCCACAGCATCTTGGTGAACCTCAACGAACACCAAATCAAGTTCAAAAACACATTCACATCAGAAATTAATCAATGCAAAGCGAAATCAGATAACATCGACAGTACACTTTCGAAGACGATAAGCGACCTGAAAGATCTAACCCAGGCCACCAAAAACTACAACGAAATCAACGAATCAGAGAAAGCCGACCTGAAAAAGTCGATCGCCATCGTCGATGAGAACTTCGTTGCCTTCACCGAAGAGGTAAGGATACGAGACGATGAACTGTCGCAGTGGAAGCTGGCCCACACCTCATCTCTGCAACAACTTAAGGAAATACAGACTTTAAATGGTTCCACGAGTAACAATCTAAATGTTGacatagataaaattaataaaacgatGAAGGAAATCGAAGATGTAAACGTTGGCGTAAATACGTGTTTGAAGCACCACGAAAGCGTGTTAAACCACCACGAATTAGTCGTGAAGTACATTAAAGAGGACGAAAAAGATTTGATTAAAGAAATCAACAAATTGAAGAGTCGACTTAATTCCATTGAGAAGAAGaataatatatctaaattcGCGGTAGAAGACAAGAGGGAAATTCAGTTAAATGGAGTGCCGGAAGTGAGTTCCTCGAGCATTAATCTATCTTCTAGTGTGGATGTGGATTTGATAAAAGGATTGATAAGGGACGAAATAGGGGAATACGGAAAGGAACAGTTACAATTTGTGAATTTGGTCAGCGATAACTGGTTAATTCTAACAATGATCTTCCTTCTAGTCGCATTAataatcgtttattttttataattggtttattaatttaaaaaataataaatcatattgcaaagaactttttttaatttaatacagtaTTCAAATAATTGTCAGACAGAATTTCACATTGAAGACATGACTGCAGCAGGTGTCACCACTTAGAAGAACATGAAACATTCTTcaaatgaacaattatttaagtcCACCTGCAATTCCCTTTCTGTTGATTTCAGTGTAAAAAAGATGAaagaagataaattaattattattaatttgtaattcttctcaattatcatttataaacGTCAAACATGCATATCTAAATAGTATATTAAGCATGATTGTTCATGCCTCAAggtgtttatataaattagatgGTTTTTTATGCTTGTTCACATATATGAAATTGATTAGTTGCCAAACAATTCAAACTATTGTTGTGTTACAAGTTATTGATTACATTGACAGCACACATCACACATACAAACATTGGGAAATAGTGAAATGCATTTCTAACAAAACAACTATTTTTTGACGATTAAAGAATAATTCCGTTAGTAAAATTGAGcaacatattttaagaattataaatGGTCATCAatcgtaattaataaaatgtcttgCATCCTCCTAGAGgttcaaatatatttggaCAATCTCTACCAGAAGATGATACAGAACTATCAACGCCCGATGAAGAGAACGGTGGTCACTGATGAAGAATTAACAATTCCTTATTGTTTTAATCAGCAATTATTGAGTTTTATAAGGAACCTGGACCTTTTAAAGGAGTTTAACAGTCTCTACCAGAAGATGATACAGAACCATCAACGCCCGATGAAGAGAACGGTGGTGACTGATGAAGAATTAGCAATTCCTTATCGTTTTAATAAGCAATTATTGAGTTTTATAGGGAACCTGATGGAGATTGTCTAGTatctagttttaaaattgttcaatccTGAATTCCTGATCGGTCGGCGTAAACTAGGTTGCCTACTGAACGTTATTAGGTAtccacaatataaatttgaaaatattctgttgataaatattttaaattgatatgaaAGATTTGAAGTTTCCCTtgaacatatattaataatggatGATAAGTACACTTTTTCATTAATCAAATCCACACCTGGTGCTGGCGTAtatcattaataatgttacatactaaaataatattgattgttaataataagattAAATGTGGAAAAATAGCTTTAGATTTGATAGTATTGTTTTtgcttttgtattttattcaaaaaaaaatcttttatatagaaaataaattgtataatggaTGGTTGATAAGACTAagtatttctttgaaataTATCTAATCAGGATatctaaaatttgattttgtaatATGCAATTAATGTTCTCAACCCTGACTAAATCCATTAACTTGATGGTTGATAAGATTAagtatttctttgaaataTATCCAATCTAGATACTATCTAATTTTGATAGTAAATAAAACTGCAACATAGCCACtcgagattttattttaaatttgattttgtaaaACGCAATAAATGTTATCAACCCTGGGGAAAAAATCCATTAACCTTCAAATAGaagattaatattgataaaatagaattattcaGCCAGATATACCAGAAGATAATACAGAATCATCAACGCCCGATGGATTGGCAATTCCTCATCGTTacgaaataattgaattatcttATTTGGAGCCTTAACACAGCCACTCGATGGTTAATGATTTGATTtcgtattttgtttaaatataactaCTCCAGATACCAGTAAGAAtgtattataaagaaaatttaataagacatCACGTAGCTTGTTGAGAACAATTAAATAGATACAAAAGATCTGGTGGTACCATAACATATTCTCTAGATTTCTGCCTAGGTCTTTGGCAGAAATTCTCTAAGGTTggagaaaaatatttggtcACATTTTCGGGTTGATTTTGAATTGTCATTGTGAATATCAGTAAAGAACAAAGAAGAGGAAGATCATACAAGGAAACAGTTATGGGTAGTAATGGAAGGTGCCAAATGACATTTCTCTCCACTTGAGTTGAAGAGGAAGATTGGGATATTGTCTAGTCTCAGGACCACGACAAAGTGGATCCATTGCTTCTTTTTACCACCAGATCAGAAACCATAATTAGTCACGATTAGATCAGTTTTTCGCGACTTGCCACCAATAAATCACGGCTAACTCAGACATTAAAGA
Encoded here:
- the LOC109605394 gene encoding major facilitator superfamily domain-containing protein 9-like encodes the protein MNLNSVNIIYLVSFLDLFAVGLTFPLFSTHLKDLGASHFTIGLFSSAYGGIQVLSGPIVGSWSDVRDRKSVLQITTLLCCFLYGTLGIPDSILIIFLIRCLLGVFKHTQTLTKAILTDFVPASHNIAVFGKSSAYANLGFIIGPLIGGYLSQFDHGFMYVCSITAVLFVFNLCIVSNLPNEQKTKDQHGSLLVGIKKEFSKTIKELKDIDWKVHWISFFLKFLTGLSMSTYFTNQALYLRERYELSQKDIGYTISFHGFIGMFVSFFINHIDKLYKHDASGFQQLGHFYALASACFLCIYFSPNVFMFMLCLIPLAISSTVLRVLGMNLLLKQCEPSKRGSLTGASNSVMSIARFVTPLLTGIVAQTMGENSVILLAVIPVVIGAVTAHYFSKRTKIL
- the LOC109605395 gene encoding uncharacterized protein LOC109605395; the encoded protein is MIKYGRPLTNYNASKSTESFSKVSDSNITLGESVRISQEYPKQSVLRTNFLEPLRQSKIMSASGALTVINLLREPLVEYQSSRGFPKDEHITFMNLLTSLLTQSYTAALTILVMLWNLLPLVEGFLYFARFILDKLVDIIETGDPKEKAMKTIVFCGEMFVILIIIFLIVGLIFMPVYVLTARLFGKLWGMIIW
- the LOC126264801 gene encoding nuclease SbcCD subunit C-like, producing MSRSEGIQFLLSVGVSRGDYAASCFDAIMSIKNSIPSLPINSNMSNYAEVPKNSDEKVFIEKINQLTLQLGDVAKQQKDLKDKLKVIEKQINFDENFHILSNKIDELKNAQTNIIRTIAGNEEQSKNSYQHLHSILVNLNEHQIKFKNTFTSEINQCKAKSDNIDSTLSKTISDLKDLTQATKNYNEINESEKADLKKSIAIVDENFVAFTEEVRIRDDELSQWKLAHTSSLQQLKEIQTLNGSTSNNLNVDIDKINKTMKEIEDVNVGVNTCLKHHESVLNHHELVVKYIKEDEKDLIKEINKLKSRLNSIEKKNNISKFAVEDKREIQLNGVPEVSSSSINLSSSVDVDLIKGLIRDEIGEYGKEQLQFVNLVSDNWLILTMIFLLVALIIVYFL